One segment of Neobacillus endophyticus DNA contains the following:
- a CDS encoding aldehyde dehydrogenase family protein, producing MINLKMYIDGEWRDAENQETRPVVNPANGEVIAYAPEGTVADTRTAIYAARKAFEDGVWSNLSAQERASYLLKVADKIDEYADELTQLETMDNGKPLREAGFDVADAAACFRYYAGLITKPDGQTYHVADPMQAMVVREPVGVCGLIVPWNYPLLMSVWKIAPALAAGNTIVFKPSEVTPVTPTKLFEIFEEVGLPKGAANMVMGFGPIVGNEIASHPEVDMVSFTGGTKTGKHIMKTAADTMKKVSLELGGKSPNIIFADADFETAVDYALFGIFAGSGQVCSAGSRILVEASIYDQFVARFVERAKQIKVGPGNEPGTEMGPLVSQPHMEKVLSYIEIGKQEGATLACGGNRMIHDELAKGYFVEPTVFVDVQHDMRIVQEEIFGPVVCIQKFEDEEEAVKLANGTVYGLAGGVFTKDGAKGLRVIKKLRAGITWVNSYHPTYNEAPWGGYKQSGIGRSLGTFGLEEFQEIKQININLQVEPIGWFSN from the coding sequence GTGATTAACCTTAAAATGTATATTGATGGCGAGTGGCGCGATGCTGAGAATCAAGAAACACGCCCAGTAGTTAATCCGGCAAACGGGGAAGTAATTGCCTATGCACCAGAAGGAACTGTTGCTGATACCCGTACAGCAATCTATGCAGCACGCAAGGCATTTGAAGATGGGGTATGGTCCAATCTATCCGCCCAAGAGAGAGCCTCCTATTTATTAAAAGTTGCTGACAAAATAGATGAGTACGCCGATGAATTGACTCAGCTAGAAACAATGGATAATGGAAAGCCATTAAGAGAAGCTGGGTTTGATGTGGCCGATGCTGCAGCGTGTTTCCGCTATTATGCAGGATTAATTACGAAGCCGGATGGCCAAACCTACCATGTTGCCGATCCAATGCAGGCAATGGTGGTTAGAGAGCCAGTAGGTGTATGCGGTCTCATTGTTCCGTGGAACTATCCGTTATTGATGAGTGTATGGAAAATCGCTCCTGCACTTGCTGCCGGAAATACGATTGTATTCAAACCATCTGAAGTAACACCAGTTACCCCAACAAAACTGTTTGAAATTTTCGAAGAGGTAGGATTGCCAAAAGGTGCTGCCAATATGGTAATGGGTTTTGGACCGATTGTTGGCAATGAAATTGCTTCACATCCTGAAGTAGACATGGTCTCATTTACAGGCGGTACGAAAACAGGCAAGCATATCATGAAAACAGCTGCAGATACCATGAAAAAAGTATCTTTGGAATTGGGCGGCAAATCACCAAATATCATTTTTGCAGATGCCGATTTTGAAACCGCTGTCGATTATGCCTTGTTTGGAATCTTTGCAGGGTCAGGACAAGTATGCTCAGCCGGTTCAAGGATTTTGGTTGAGGCAAGCATCTATGACCAGTTTGTTGCCCGCTTTGTCGAAAGAGCCAAACAAATCAAAGTTGGTCCAGGTAATGAACCGGGAACAGAGATGGGACCGCTTGTAAGCCAACCGCATATGGAAAAGGTTCTTTCCTATATTGAAATTGGCAAGCAGGAAGGAGCAACCCTTGCCTGCGGCGGAAATCGAATGATCCATGATGAATTGGCCAAAGGATATTTTGTTGAACCGACAGTGTTTGTTGATGTACAGCATGACATGCGAATTGTTCAAGAAGAAATTTTTGGGCCGGTAGTCTGTATCCAAAAATTCGAGGATGAAGAGGAAGCTGTGAAGCTGGCAAATGGAACTGTCTATGGTTTAGCTGGTGGAGTGTTTACAAAAGATGGCGCCAAAGGTTTGCGTGTCATTAAAAAGCTGCGCGCCGGTATCACTTGGGTGAATTCCTATCATCCAACCTATAATGAAGCACCATGGGGCGGTTATAAACAAAGCGGGATCGGCCGCAGCCTTGGAACATTTGGTTTGGAGGAATTCCAGGAAATCAAACAGATTAATATTAACTTGCAAGTTGAGCCGATTGGTTGGTTTTCAAATTAA
- a CDS encoding sigma 54-interacting transcriptional regulator, giving the protein MFSVAKEKIKPLISVTIEAEEALRPTLANFKEPFLFIKRQEQLFAYVPINKELLEKLEENHYSMEQLMLNAKSIESICHLTEHFSLPVLFQIIGGPFAFITDERGKQLGYIQREDVLAELFMQGNKSVDFLRILLSSIPMGVFVVDKEKKIINCNEAGLKMIKSSADKVLNFPGENVFNGEHIQLVFANGKTILNHLEFKNGTGVLVDYSPILNPDDQVEGIIIVVQDLPMVEEMALEIEYIKDLNKDLNAILSSIYDEILVVNANGELIRYSENIILDFWQVDLKELIGKNILELEDQGLFTPSVTRLVMEKKKKVSVVQETKTGRKILAVGNPVFNEKNQLDRIIVASRDITETTRLKSELQEMRKISEQYKKELDTFKSKDAFLKKLIYCSPKMEKIMNQVKKIADFSSTVLLHGESGVGKEVIAQAIHQLGRRSHMPFLKLNCGAIPENLLESELFGYAKGAFTGADKNGKEGYFKQADGGILFLDEIGEMPMHLQVKLLRVLQEQEVIPVGSTTPFKVDVQIIAATNKNLAKMVEEGAFREDLFYRLNVIPINIPPLRERTEDISLLAFHFLQQLNEKYDRNYHLTPDAVNVLEFYPWPGNVRELQNIIERLVVTADHPAIDAEFVSQFLSLGYEHKKMRPVVTRVIPLQDAIEYVEEQLIVMAMNQYKTTTKAAKALGISQSSVSRKYQKILTEKNIKIENMQSY; this is encoded by the coding sequence ATGTTTTCCGTCGCTAAAGAAAAAATCAAACCGCTCATATCAGTCACAATAGAGGCAGAAGAAGCTTTAAGACCAACTTTGGCAAATTTTAAGGAACCCTTTCTATTTATAAAAAGGCAGGAGCAATTATTTGCCTATGTACCTATAAATAAAGAACTATTAGAAAAGCTAGAAGAAAATCACTATTCTATGGAACAATTAATGTTAAATGCCAAATCCATTGAGAGTATTTGCCATTTAACAGAGCATTTTTCATTGCCTGTTCTATTCCAGATTATCGGCGGACCGTTTGCTTTCATTACCGATGAAAGAGGCAAACAATTGGGATATATCCAAAGGGAAGATGTTCTTGCCGAGCTCTTTATGCAAGGCAATAAAAGCGTTGATTTTCTTAGAATCCTTTTGTCTTCCATTCCAATGGGCGTATTTGTTGTTGATAAAGAAAAGAAGATTATTAATTGCAATGAAGCCGGTTTAAAAATGATAAAATCCAGTGCGGATAAAGTGCTGAATTTTCCGGGCGAAAATGTTTTTAACGGTGAGCATATTCAACTTGTGTTTGCAAACGGAAAAACGATTCTCAATCACTTGGAATTTAAGAACGGGACAGGTGTACTGGTTGATTACAGTCCGATTCTAAACCCTGACGATCAGGTGGAAGGAATCATTATTGTGGTTCAGGACTTGCCGATGGTTGAGGAAATGGCGTTGGAAATTGAATATATTAAAGACTTGAATAAAGACTTAAATGCCATATTGTCCAGCATTTATGATGAAATTCTTGTGGTCAATGCCAACGGCGAATTAATCCGTTATAGTGAAAATATTATTCTGGATTTTTGGCAGGTTGATTTAAAAGAGTTGATAGGGAAAAATATTTTAGAACTTGAGGACCAGGGGTTATTTACACCTTCCGTTACTAGATTGGTTATGGAAAAAAAGAAAAAGGTTTCCGTTGTCCAAGAGACAAAAACAGGCAGGAAAATTCTTGCTGTCGGAAATCCAGTTTTTAATGAAAAAAATCAGCTCGACCGAATTATTGTAGCATCGCGTGATATCACCGAAACGACGCGTTTAAAAAGCGAATTGCAGGAAATGCGGAAAATATCCGAACAATATAAAAAGGAATTGGACACCTTTAAAAGTAAGGATGCATTCTTGAAAAAGCTCATTTATTGCAGTCCGAAAATGGAAAAAATAATGAATCAGGTGAAGAAAATTGCTGACTTCTCTTCCACTGTTCTGCTTCATGGTGAATCTGGGGTAGGAAAAGAGGTCATCGCCCAGGCAATTCATCAACTGGGAAGGCGTTCACATATGCCGTTCCTTAAATTAAATTGCGGCGCCATTCCGGAAAATTTATTAGAAAGTGAATTGTTCGGTTATGCCAAGGGTGCTTTTACTGGTGCTGATAAAAACGGCAAGGAAGGTTATTTCAAACAAGCGGATGGCGGAATATTATTTCTTGACGAAATTGGTGAGATGCCGATGCACCTTCAAGTTAAGCTGCTCAGGGTTCTCCAAGAACAAGAAGTTATACCTGTCGGCAGTACAACACCATTTAAGGTGGATGTGCAGATTATTGCAGCTACCAATAAAAATTTAGCTAAAATGGTCGAGGAAGGAGCATTTCGAGAGGATTTATTCTATCGGTTGAATGTTATTCCGATTAACATCCCGCCACTCAGAGAACGAACTGAAGATATCTCGCTTTTGGCATTTCACTTCCTGCAACAGCTTAACGAGAAATATGATCGCAATTATCATCTGACACCTGATGCTGTAAATGTGCTTGAATTTTACCCATGGCCTGGTAATGTCAGGGAATTGCAAAATATTATCGAGAGACTGGTTGTCACAGCTGACCACCCTGCGATTGACGCTGAATTTGTCAGTCAATTTTTATCGCTTGGATACGAACATAAAAAGATGCGCCCAGTCGTGACGAGAGTGATTCCATTACAGGACGCCATTGAATACGTGGAAGAACAGCTAATCGTCATGGCTATGAATCAATACAAAACAACAACCAAAGCTGCAAAAGCTTTGGGAATCAGTCAATCTTCCGTTAGTCGAAAGTATCAAAAAATCCTCACTGAAAAAAATATAAAAATAGAAAACATGCAGTCTTATTAA
- a CDS encoding biotin/lipoyl-binding protein translates to MYFGVILSPCFGRVEKISIKSSERVYEWEGLFKIKTEIGTVEEVHTGVSGEIESLEVQEGDYVIPGMVLAYIKEDIFVTGSD, encoded by the coding sequence ATGTATTTTGGCGTCATTCTGAGTCCATGCTTTGGAAGAGTAGAAAAAATTTCAATCAAAAGTTCTGAGCGAGTATACGAGTGGGAAGGATTATTTAAAATCAAAACGGAGATTGGCACAGTTGAAGAAGTGCATACAGGTGTAAGCGGAGAAATCGAATCTTTAGAAGTTCAAGAGGGAGATTACGTAATTCCAGGAATGGTCCTTGCTTATATAAAAGAAGATATATTTGTCACTGGAAGCGACTAA
- a CDS encoding SAV0927 family protein: MKMDILSEQKERQLLHYYCLISHNHRYDLTIGYSDHFFGKAMVTSMQTGKMVLLCQEDIDMDHHWANQLGIEDEDIPEFQEFFQLVLQTRSFNEQY, encoded by the coding sequence ATGAAAATGGATATTCTATCGGAACAAAAAGAACGGCAGCTGTTGCATTATTATTGCCTAATTTCTCATAATCATAGGTATGATTTAACAATTGGCTATTCGGATCATTTTTTCGGGAAAGCCATGGTCACTTCCATGCAGACAGGCAAAATGGTGCTGCTTTGCCAGGAAGATATTGATATGGATCATCATTGGGCAAACCAATTAGGAATTGAAGACGAGGATATTCCGGAGTTTCAAGAATTCTTCCAACTTGTTTTACAGACTCGGTCATTTAATGAGCAATATTAA
- a CDS encoding Glu/Leu/Phe/Val family dehydrogenase gives MAINSLNQKKQEELEEKDNSLLEFQETLKEAVEVLNYPTQVFEFLKKPMRFLEVSIPVKMDNGQVEIFTGYRAQHNDATGPTKGGIRFHPDVTPEEVKALAGWMSLKCGVTGLPYGGAKGGIICDPRKMSFDELERLSRGYVRAVSQIVGPTKDIPAPDMYTNSQIMAWMLDEYDHIREFDSPGFITGKPIALGGSKGRETATSKGVLYTLQMVCEKRKMSLIDTRIIIQGFGNVGSYLAQYLYELGAKVIGISDVLGGLYDENGLDIPYLMENRDSFGIVSNRYENAISNQELLEKECDILIPAAISGVINKHNAKRVNCKIVIEAANGPTTKEAIQTLDERSILLVPDILANAGGVVVSYFEWCQNNQGYYWTEEEVDARLKDKMAASFTNVYNTAKKYGVNMKIAAYIEGIQKVAEASRLRGWLKY, from the coding sequence ATGGCTATTAATTCCTTAAATCAGAAAAAGCAAGAAGAATTAGAGGAAAAGGATAACTCTCTACTTGAGTTTCAGGAAACGTTGAAAGAAGCCGTAGAGGTTTTAAACTACCCTACACAAGTTTTTGAATTCTTAAAAAAACCGATGAGATTCTTGGAAGTTAGTATTCCAGTAAAAATGGATAATGGGCAGGTCGAAATCTTCACAGGCTACCGCGCCCAGCATAATGATGCTACTGGCCCAACTAAAGGGGGGATCAGGTTTCATCCAGATGTTACTCCGGAAGAAGTGAAAGCGCTGGCAGGATGGATGAGTTTAAAATGCGGCGTTACTGGTTTACCTTATGGGGGAGCAAAAGGCGGGATTATCTGTGACCCAAGAAAAATGAGCTTTGATGAATTGGAGCGTCTAAGCAGAGGATACGTTAGAGCCGTAAGTCAGATAGTCGGTCCTACCAAGGATATTCCTGCTCCTGATATGTATACTAACTCGCAAATTATGGCTTGGATGCTTGATGAATATGATCATATTCGTGAATTTGATTCTCCAGGTTTTATTACTGGGAAGCCAATAGCCCTTGGAGGTTCAAAAGGAAGGGAAACAGCTACTTCCAAAGGTGTGTTATATACACTTCAAATGGTATGTGAAAAGCGGAAAATGTCATTAATAGATACCCGCATTATCATTCAAGGATTCGGAAATGTTGGAAGCTATCTAGCTCAATACTTATATGAATTAGGGGCAAAGGTAATTGGGATTAGCGATGTGCTTGGCGGATTATATGACGAAAACGGCCTGGATATTCCTTATTTAATGGAAAACAGGGATTCTTTCGGAATTGTCTCTAATCGCTATGAAAATGCCATCTCCAATCAGGAATTATTAGAAAAAGAATGTGATATTTTGATTCCGGCTGCTATTTCTGGTGTTATCAACAAACACAATGCAAAGAGAGTTAACTGTAAGATCGTGATTGAAGCAGCAAATGGCCCAACGACAAAAGAAGCGATTCAAACATTGGATGAACGCAGCATCTTGCTTGTTCCAGATATACTTGCAAATGCCGGCGGCGTAGTTGTTTCTTATTTTGAATGGTGTCAGAACAATCAAGGTTATTACTGGACCGAAGAAGAAGTGGATGCCCGTTTGAAAGATAAAATGGCTGCTAGCTTCACCAATGTATATAATACCGCGAAAAAATACGGAGTAAATATGAAAATTGCCGCTTATATTGAAGGAATTCAAAAAGTAGCAGAGGCATCAAGATTAAGAGGGTGGTTGAAATATTAA
- the speB gene encoding agmatinase produces MKYPLTPDVKPEFCTTGTFMRLPASRENAKLAIVGMPFDTAASFRVGARFAPQAIRQASMTLFPYHPIHKVYPFDDCQAIDIGDVSVIPHNIHRSYEVIEKAMTELMEQGIIPIGIGGDHSVTLANLRAAAKVYGPVAMIHFDSHTDTWDTYYDEKYWHGSPFIRAYEENLLIPDKVFQIGIRGTLNHPGDLDASTDLGYHVITTPELKERGYQSVIQEIRRKIGDTPCFLTFDIDFVDPSCAPGTGTLEVGGLSSLETLQMIRSLTDFNFIGYDLVEVLPPYDPTQITSLLGATIIHDFASLTALKIKNHK; encoded by the coding sequence ATGAAATATCCATTAACGCCAGATGTAAAGCCAGAGTTTTGTACAACAGGTACCTTTATGCGTCTCCCAGCTTCGAGAGAAAATGCAAAATTAGCGATCGTTGGAATGCCATTTGATACGGCCGCATCATTCCGTGTTGGAGCACGTTTTGCTCCGCAAGCGATCCGTCAGGCCTCTATGACGTTATTTCCGTATCATCCTATTCATAAGGTATATCCTTTTGATGATTGCCAGGCTATTGATATTGGTGATGTCTCCGTCATTCCTCACAATATTCACAGAAGCTATGAAGTTATTGAAAAAGCCATGACAGAATTAATGGAACAAGGGATCATTCCAATCGGTATTGGCGGAGACCATTCGGTTACACTAGCCAATCTTCGCGCGGCAGCAAAAGTGTATGGACCGGTTGCCATGATCCATTTTGATTCACATACAGACACATGGGATACTTATTATGATGAAAAGTATTGGCACGGTTCTCCATTCATCCGTGCCTATGAAGAAAACTTGCTAATTCCAGATAAAGTTTTTCAAATCGGAATTCGCGGCACGCTTAATCATCCAGGCGATCTTGATGCCAGCACAGACTTAGGATACCATGTTATAACAACCCCAGAGCTAAAGGAACGCGGTTACCAAAGTGTCATTCAAGAGATTAGGCGAAAAATTGGCGATACCCCTTGCTTCCTAACCTTTGATATTGACTTTGTGGATCCTTCCTGTGCACCAGGAACTGGTACACTTGAAGTTGGCGGCTTGAGCAGCTTGGAAACTTTACAGATGATTCGCTCGTTAACCGACTTTAATTTTATCGGCTATGACTTGGTTGAAGTTTTGCCACCTTATGACCCGACACAAATAACTTCCCTTTTGGGAGCAACGATCATCCATGATTTTGCCAGTCTTACAGCCTTAAAAATAAAAAATCATAAATAA
- a CDS encoding APC family permease — protein sequence MPKAKSLKANAISSLESVMLGIGGTAPVYSLSASTASLVAAVGLMGPGSLFYAAIVMFGISFAFMYLNRWRSDSGASYAWVGRTINPSLGFMSGWALLISTTLFMIAGSLPAGTVTLDLIAPKLANNVVAVTIAGAFWFIAMNILVMIGVEITAKFQKIMTILEVGILIIITIGALIKFSAHPVHHFSWAWFLPSGFSFNTFVAGSLIAAFYYWGWDVTANLTEETADRHNAPGKGGVIGMICIFLMFELLQVTLQMGLSDDQINKASTNLLPVVGDLIFPHPWGDIAIIAVMISTIATLETSLLQSTRTFFSMGRDEVINKKFGELHPKFKTPWVSSIVIGIVALVLFVLSAFSKGVNSLMTDAINAIGLQIAFYYGLTGFSCAWYYRKVRKVKDIFMRIIWPLVAGIFLWFIAIYDIRQLDLITNLVGIGSLVIGVIPLLYYRRKYRSSFYTDRLESWNPEHPAQIHDPSSNVEA from the coding sequence ATGCCAAAGGCAAAATCACTTAAGGCAAATGCCATCAGTTCATTGGAATCGGTAATGTTGGGCATCGGAGGAACAGCACCTGTTTATTCGTTATCTGCAAGCACGGCTTCACTAGTTGCAGCAGTTGGATTAATGGGACCTGGTTCTCTTTTTTATGCAGCGATCGTTATGTTTGGTATATCATTTGCGTTTATGTATCTGAATCGCTGGCGTTCTGATTCTGGAGCGAGTTATGCTTGGGTCGGAAGGACCATAAACCCTAGCCTTGGGTTTATGAGTGGCTGGGCATTGTTAATCTCAACAACACTCTTTATGATCGCTGGGTCATTGCCTGCCGGTACCGTCACATTAGATTTAATCGCTCCAAAGTTAGCAAATAATGTAGTAGCTGTCACAATCGCAGGTGCATTCTGGTTTATAGCGATGAATATTTTAGTGATGATAGGGGTGGAAATTACCGCCAAGTTTCAGAAAATTATGACTATTCTCGAAGTTGGAATTTTGATAATCATCACCATAGGAGCCTTGATCAAATTTTCTGCACACCCTGTTCATCATTTTTCATGGGCCTGGTTTTTGCCTTCCGGTTTTAGCTTTAATACATTTGTCGCTGGATCACTGATAGCGGCATTCTATTATTGGGGCTGGGATGTAACTGCAAACTTGACGGAGGAAACTGCTGACCGCCATAATGCTCCTGGAAAAGGAGGAGTGATTGGAATGATTTGTATTTTCCTAATGTTTGAATTGCTGCAAGTAACCCTGCAAATGGGGTTGAGTGACGATCAAATTAACAAGGCAAGTACGAATTTACTTCCAGTTGTCGGGGATCTAATTTTTCCGCACCCATGGGGGGATATTGCCATTATTGCAGTAATGATCAGTACGATTGCTACCTTGGAAACATCATTATTACAATCGACCCGGACTTTCTTTTCTATGGGAAGGGATGAAGTCATAAACAAGAAATTCGGGGAACTTCATCCGAAATTCAAGACACCATGGGTATCAAGTATTGTGATTGGAATTGTTGCACTTGTTCTTTTTGTCCTGTCTGCGTTTAGTAAAGGAGTCAATTCTTTGATGACAGACGCGATTAATGCGATTGGACTGCAGATTGCCTTTTATTATGGTTTAACTGGATTTTCCTGTGCGTGGTACTATCGTAAAGTCAGGAAAGTGAAAGACATATTTATGCGAATAATATGGCCACTAGTGGCAGGCATTTTTCTTTGGTTTATTGCCATTTATGATATTAGACAGCTGGATCTTATCACAAATTTAGTTGGAATTGGTTCATTGGTAATAGGGGTTATTCCCCTCCTGTACTATCGGAGGAAGTATCGAAGCAGTTTCTATACGGATCGTTTGGAAAGCTGGAATCCTGAACATCCTGCTCAGATTCATGATCCTAGTTCCAATGTGGAGGCCTAA
- a CDS encoding YpbS family protein — MSVHKAITEHVNKQNKKINDFVALDQMREQYIEEALELCRQGKAFTTEKINDITQQINELAKKGIVPTRKLVTAEMVREYALKTK; from the coding sequence ATGAGTGTACATAAAGCAATTACAGAACATGTCAATAAACAAAACAAAAAAATAAATGACTTTGTCGCTCTGGATCAAATGCGTGAACAGTATATTGAGGAAGCACTGGAATTATGCAGACAGGGAAAAGCTTTTACAACTGAAAAAATCAATGATATTACGCAACAAATCAATGAACTTGCTAAAAAAGGGATTGTACCGACACGTAAACTCGTAACTGCAGAAATGGTTCGAGAGTATGCATTAAAAACGAAATAA
- a CDS encoding APC family permease — MENVTLKRSLGLWAIVGLGLGYMTPTTVFDTFGIVSNETNGVVPLAYIVSLVVMLFTAISYGKMVKEFPSAGSAYTYTRETMSPYLGFLVGWSALLDYILLPMVNALIIRIYMESVFPAVPAWVWVILYVAVVTAFNYFSMGKTSSFNSLLVIFEVVLIGAFIVLGVVQLYHGMGQGSLLTTKPLFHSDIQLGHILTGATIVCFSFIGFDAVTMYAEEAIDSKIMPKAIMLTVLIGGGIFFVCAYLAQSLFPTVAHFKVTDDTLPEVGLYVGGSIFKIVFLSGAFAAAVASGLASHSSVARLLYVMGRNGVLPKKVFGYVHPKYRTPTFNVVIVGLVSLLAITPSLELISSFINFGALIAFTFVNLSVIAHFIFRQKRYKTTKEIFSYLIMPILGAGLTGILWANLHVDALIGGLVWASIGFIYMLFQTKFFKLKIADFAFDEADQSSSI; from the coding sequence ATGGAGAATGTAACTTTGAAGCGCTCACTTGGTTTGTGGGCAATAGTTGGTTTAGGATTAGGCTATATGACGCCTACCACAGTATTTGATACGTTTGGAATTGTGTCAAATGAAACGAATGGTGTTGTCCCACTGGCGTACATCGTTTCTTTGGTTGTTATGTTGTTCACGGCCATTAGTTATGGAAAGATGGTGAAGGAATTTCCTAGTGCAGGATCGGCCTACACTTACACACGGGAAACAATGAGTCCTTATCTTGGATTCTTGGTAGGCTGGTCAGCACTGCTTGATTATATTCTACTTCCGATGGTAAATGCTTTGATCATTCGCATCTATATGGAATCAGTATTTCCAGCAGTTCCTGCATGGGTTTGGGTTATCCTTTATGTTGCGGTCGTGACAGCGTTTAATTATTTTAGTATGGGGAAGACATCTAGTTTTAACTCGCTGCTTGTGATATTTGAAGTGGTTTTAATTGGTGCGTTCATTGTCCTTGGGGTCGTTCAGCTTTACCATGGAATGGGACAAGGATCACTTCTAACAACAAAACCTCTTTTCCATTCTGATATCCAACTCGGCCATATTTTAACTGGGGCTACCATCGTTTGTTTCTCTTTCATTGGCTTTGATGCCGTTACGATGTATGCTGAAGAAGCGATTGATTCAAAAATCATGCCAAAAGCCATTATGTTAACGGTGTTAATTGGCGGAGGCATCTTTTTCGTCTGTGCGTATCTAGCACAATCATTATTCCCAACTGTTGCTCATTTCAAAGTTACAGACGATACATTACCTGAAGTTGGTCTATATGTAGGAGGATCTATTTTTAAAATAGTCTTCCTTTCAGGGGCTTTTGCTGCAGCTGTTGCTTCAGGGCTTGCTTCCCACTCCAGTGTTGCCAGGCTATTGTATGTTATGGGGCGAAATGGTGTCTTGCCTAAGAAGGTGTTCGGGTATGTCCACCCAAAATATAGGACACCAACTTTTAATGTCGTTATTGTTGGACTTGTTTCACTGCTGGCAATCACGCCAAGCTTAGAGCTAATTTCCTCCTTTATCAATTTTGGAGCATTAATTGCTTTCACGTTTGTAAATTTATCTGTTATTGCTCATTTTATATTCCGCCAAAAACGATATAAAACAACCAAGGAAATTTTCTCATACCTGATTATGCCGATTCTTGGTGCAGGATTAACAGGAATACTATGGGCGAACTTACATGTTGATGCCCTTATTGGAGGACTTGTTTGGGCTAGCATCGGATTTATCTATATGCTGTTCCAAACCAAATTCTTTAAACTCAAAATTGCTGATTTTGCTTTTGATGAAGCGGATCAATCATCTTCGATATAA
- a CDS encoding cell wall hydrolase: MNKFKKLMIAAGLILSMSAFTLNGKTEAASITHKVQSGETYWKVAAKYGVPIHNLMAANHAASTTLYTGQNLVIPNSTISAADKDLMARLVHAEAKGESYAGKVAVAAVILNRVKNPQFPPTVRKVIYQAHSGHYAFTPVQNGAINQAADEDSKKAVNEAIAYSGEGKGSLYFYNPRIAKSGWINTRQVTVTIGHHRFAK, translated from the coding sequence ATGAATAAATTTAAAAAGTTAATGATAGCGGCAGGATTGATATTATCGATGTCAGCATTTACGTTAAATGGAAAAACAGAAGCTGCTTCCATAACCCATAAAGTTCAGTCAGGTGAAACCTATTGGAAGGTAGCTGCGAAGTACGGGGTTCCAATCCATAATTTAATGGCGGCTAATCACGCAGCCAGCACAACTCTTTATACAGGGCAAAATCTAGTGATTCCTAATTCTACGATTTCTGCTGCGGATAAAGACTTAATGGCACGTCTTGTTCACGCAGAAGCAAAAGGTGAATCATATGCTGGTAAGGTTGCAGTGGCAGCAGTCATTTTAAACAGAGTTAAAAATCCCCAATTTCCTCCTACAGTACGTAAAGTAATTTATCAAGCTCATTCCGGGCACTATGCTTTTACACCAGTTCAAAATGGCGCGATTAATCAGGCTGCGGATGAAGATTCGAAAAAGGCTGTAAATGAGGCAATTGCCTATAGTGGTGAAGGAAAAGGCTCTTTATATTTCTATAATCCGAGAATTGCTAAAAGTGGATGGATCAACACTCGTCAAGTAACAGTTACAATTGGACATCATCGATTTGCGAAATAG
- a CDS encoding Dps family protein yields MDHQLISLLNKQIANWSVLYMKLHNFHWYVKGEQFFTLHAKFEEFYNEAGLHVDELAERLLAIGGSPVATMKECLELASVQEAAGSESAQQMVQAIINDFSMIIGELKEGMSLAGELDDETTGDMLLAIHSGLEKHVWMLTAFLGKSI; encoded by the coding sequence ATGGATCATCAACTAATTTCCTTATTAAACAAACAAATTGCCAACTGGTCTGTACTATACATGAAATTACATAACTTCCACTGGTATGTGAAAGGGGAACAATTCTTCACCCTTCACGCAAAATTTGAGGAATTTTATAATGAAGCAGGTTTACATGTAGATGAATTAGCTGAACGTTTACTAGCAATTGGCGGTAGTCCTGTTGCAACGATGAAAGAATGTCTCGAACTCGCTTCAGTTCAGGAAGCTGCAGGTTCAGAGTCAGCCCAACAAATGGTCCAAGCTATTATTAATGACTTCTCAATGATTATTGGAGAATTGAAAGAAGGCATGAGCCTGGCTGGTGAATTAGATGATGAAACAACTGGAGATATGCTCCTAGCAATTCATTCAGGCCTAGAAAAACATGTTTGGATGCTTACCGCATTTTTAGGAAAATCAATATAA
- a CDS encoding glutaredoxin family protein, whose translation MSQVIVYSSNRCPYCEKVKSFLKDHNIEFEERNASIHNEYFEELKSKKIYATPATFINGKLVLGFQEKKFNQLLGLSEADSE comes from the coding sequence GTGTCTCAAGTGATTGTATATAGCAGTAACCGCTGTCCATATTGTGAAAAAGTAAAAAGTTTTCTTAAAGACCATAACATTGAATTTGAAGAGCGTAACGCTTCTATACATAATGAGTATTTTGAAGAACTAAAGTCGAAAAAAATTTACGCAACCCCTGCTACATTCATTAATGGAAAGCTTGTGCTTGGCTTTCAGGAAAAGAAATTCAATCAATTATTAGGTTTGTCTGAGGCAGACAGTGAATGA